TAGTCGGGCACATCttcctgttcattttcattgtctcgctctctttcttgtTCAACAAGTGGCAACCTTACAAGATCTGATTCAGGTgccagattacaccattcatcaGTCACACCTCTGTTCTGCTCATATTCCTCAACAGCGCTCTCGATCTCCTCactgtttttctcatatttttctctgtttcttttgacaGTGTGTTGCACGTACTCAAGACGGTCAGTACCTGGTAGCTGTACACAGCCAGCACCATAGAAAGCCTGATAGGTTGGCAAAGATGGTGTTTTCAGTTCATGGTCTGAACGATGAGGAAGGTACAGTTTAAGCAGTCTTCCGAAATATTgctctggatgtttttcttgtgagcaGCGGTGAAATCTGATGATAGCAGGCTTATTGTTTTTGCGCCTTTGCACAAATCCCATCTCATTGAGAAGGGGCAAAACATCTTTACCTTTTGTCTGTTGGCCATAGACAATCCTGCAAGTAGCAGCAAAGtctgccatgcacatctcctcaTACTCTGGTGTTTCAGGTCTGGCTTTGTATTTGTCATTCAAAGATGTCATCCAAACATTGGAAGACTCAGGTGTTGTGTTGTCCAGAACTGACAGGGGACGACTCATTTTCACTGGATTATCATCAGTTGGTATGAATATTACAGCCCGTGAACATTGCTTCATGTGAAGACCACATGCACGAGCaacacactcctgtgcactgATCTCTCGCTTCTTTGAATATGCCTGCATgacagctctcatttcatcgcACTCATTTACACTGTCCTTATGGGAGTTCTCAATGACAGTTTTCAGGTACTCAGATAGCCCGCCCTCTTTTTTTGatatatatttcattaaataatttGCTGCACCGAAAGCATCTAAAACAAAGCTTATGTCGATATTActgttccaggcttcaagcagatGTGGATTATAGCCGTTTATCCAAGAGTCTTTTGGATCACGCTTTAGTATGATCGTACTccttgtgttcattttattcaggtatCGCTCATATTCTGCATGTGTCAACTTGCATCTTGCCAAGAGCTGCTCTAAACTCATGGAAGCAGTTTCAGGCTCATTCAGCAGCTGGTTCAGTGGCCTGagcttgttttttgctgtttctaCCTCCAGTTCATCATCCTCACTGGGTCTTGTGATCATTGTCTCATTGCAGGGTGGTTTAGGAAAACCAAAACGGCACCCGGAGCTTAAACTCCTAAAGCACGTCTTCGTGTGGTTCTtactgtgtttttgcacttctgtTACTTTCTTGTACAGTTCAGGTTGTTTATGTGGATCAGGCAGCTGAGCtgtgatgtatttgtttataaaatcaacaacagtttgatcatcatcctcctcaaaCACAGGAGCACCTTCTACCCACAGGAGGCAGTGTATGTGTGggcttcctctgtgctgaaactcgactctgtaaaagtagtcaatgactttgccaagtgGCTCTGCAGGAGATAAGAGTAAATCTCTGAATAATGCTTCAACTCTCTTGTCAAACATGCGCATTGTTGTGACAGGATTGCTCCTCAGGATGTCACACTTTGCTGACCAGTCGAGTCCTTCAAAATTGACTTGTTCACCTTGCTGCCTTGTTATTGCCTCAATCACTTCGGGCCAGCGCATTTCAGCAGCTGAGAATGTGCAAAAGAACGTGGGAGTTCCCAACTGTCTGATCATGGCAAAAAGATCTCTAGTGGTTTTCTCCCAATAGGCTGGGGTTCCTCTCAGAGGCTGCATGAATCTCACTGCATCTTTATTTCTCACCAGTTTCTCCACCTCATGTTTATCTTGTAACATGCCTGAGGTTATTTTTCTCCCATCTCTGGTCAAAGGCTTTGCCTTCCTtaactgtattgtcatgctggaagtagccaaatgtatttcagtcacaaactgtgcaaagaacaAATAGTTTGTGTCTCTGGCAAAACGATCATCAATGCAGAAAAGTCTTGATTTGAAATACCCACTGGGGGATACTTTGATCAGCCTTCTTTCATCCAGTGTGTTTTGGCctgtaggaaactgcacagggaAGGCCATGGCCTCCAGTTTAGGTGTTTTGAAAAAACTTATTGGattgtttctctctgcaggagcaACAGAGTAGATTCCTTCACTGAAACATAATATCTCCTCAGCCACATCAGGGGCTGCAAACAGGACTCGAGTGCAAAACCACCATTAGTCAGTCCATCTGCTTGCTCTGAATCATCTCTCATCTGCTCATGTGGTTGTTCACCATCACAGGGTAACATGTCAATAtcctgttcatttttattttgtgcttcactcagtgcatttttctcacagctgtcaatttccattaaatcagCCTCATCGTAATCGTCCTCATTCATGTTttcatcatcctcctcctcatcatcttcatcaggaAGTGTTGGATCACACAGCTCAGCATCATCTCTGATGCTCACATCCTTatactgtggatgaatctgcTTGAGTTTATGCAGTGCTTGCACAAGTTTAGACCAGCTTACAGTCTGAAACAGCTGATGACCTTTATAAGACAAGCGTCTCTTCAGTTTTACTCTCATGACTTGAGAATTAATTCTTAATCTAGGCAATGCTTCAACAGTTTCCTGTACCTCTGATGGGACACAGACCACATTTCCTCTAATTGCTCTCTGTCTGCCTTTGGGAAGAGGAATAATCTTGGCAAATGGTATGCACTTGGCTATGAGATGTCTCTCCAGTATGTTGAGATCAGACAGTTCAGGTGGAACATCAGCAAGCTCCAGTTTATTGGCCGCAGCAAGTGCTGGCATGGATCCATTTTTAAGATGATTGTGGCAGGTGTGACAAatccactctctctttctctcatcagGCACATTGCACTGCTCATTTCTGCAGTTTTCatcacaaacatgaacaaactttCCTGTCAAACATGTTGCAACCACATGTGGGTTTTTGACATAATTTGACCTTCTGCAGAGTCGCACTTGGTTCGGAAATGAAGCCTTGAAACATACGGTACATGGGTATGATGGTCCAACTTTGATTTGTGATTTGAACACAGATATGGCCTCGTTGATCACACTGTTGTCACTCTCTTGGGTTTGTCTGTTAACCCATctgtatttcctttttattttcatggcaCATCTCATATTGTGCATAATCCTGAATGCAAGATTACTTTGATACCTGTCTCGCATTAGTTGTTTCATTAGTTGTCTGTGTCTTACTCTGAATGCATTGTCACGTGCATAACGCTGAGTCACTCgagatctctgtctctctctgaattCTGGGCTCTCTTGATACCTTTTAGTGatatagtttttttgtttctgtctgaAATCAGTATTCTCACAGTACCGTCTTTTCATATATTGTTGCCGCTTCTGTCTGAATTCATCGTTCTCACTGTAACGTCTTTtgatatattgtttttgtttctgtctaACTTTAGCATTCTCAGAAAATCGTCTTTTaacatattgttgttgtttctttctgaaTTCAGCATTGTCAGAGTAAcgtcttttaatatattgttgATGTTTCCGTCTGACTTCAGGATTGTTTTTATATGCCATGCTTGTgcaagattttttcttttgtttgtataCTTTGTTTGAAGCATACCTTTGTcgttctttccttttttggttttcttttctctgttttctcggTTTGTCTGATGCCAttaatcttcttttcattttgcgCCTTTGGTGTTTATTAACTTTTGTCAGGTTACAGATTTTTTGTAAAACTGTATCAGAAAGATCACAGGCAGCACTTGACTGACAGGAAAAAACATCATTTGATGGAAGGACATTAAAGTCACTGGATAGTTCTTTGGTAGGTATAAAAGTAAATTCACTCTGAGGAGCTTCGTATGATGTGAACTGAGTCATGTTGACTTCTTGTTGTTTCACCAGTGGTGTACAAATGGCTATTTGAGAAAAGATGTTCTCAGTAAGATCAGCGGTTGTGTTTCTCCTTGGAGTAGAGGAGTTTACTTCATCAACATTTGTATCAGAGTGAGTAGGTGCCACAGCAGTGGAAGCTGTTGGTCTGCAGACTGTGTCTGAGATAGTTTCACTCAGGTTGACTGTGCTCATACTGTAGAACTGCACAGGCTTCAGCTCATAGTTACAAGAGGGTGATATCTCCATCATTTCATAAGATTCTTGGATCCTCTTAATCATGTCACTGAGGAGTGTGAATTTCAGCATCACTGCTGTACCACGATTACGTGACCATAGTGGTAGAGGAAGACCACTGGGTGTTCTGGAGTGTGGATCAAAGAAACCATATTTGCCTGATGTGGATCTGAACACTGCAATACACAATCCACTCATAATCAGTAAGGCATACTGCACATCTGACAACAGGCAGCTCAGTCCTGCTTCTAAGCTGAGAAAGGTATCTACTGCTTCCTCTGGAGGTTCTTCAAATGTCCCATACCGGGAAGGCTGTGTCATGTCGACATGATACATAGACCTGCAAGCATCAACTTTGTCTGGCATCTCATCGGTTGCCAAATGAATATTTTTAGGAAATCGTTTCTTGGCCTCTTTGTACATCACATCACCTTTATCCAAGACAAGATTAAGGTCAGCTgtagtcatgttttcattctcATGAAGGAATGCAAGAAATGTGAGTGAATTACATGTGCACTGCTTGTTTCTGGAGTCTCCATATTTAGGATGTGCCTGGCTGTGAGATGCGCAGACATGTGTTACAGAGGGCTGGTTTTCAAGGTTCACTGTTTCTGCATGAGATGGCCCTGCCACATCACTGTGATGGCCTCTTTTCACAACATTGGCATAACCGACCTGTGGGGCACTTGACACCTTATGTTGGTCTCTGTGGTTTACCTGATGTTCATTAAATTCATGCTGCAGTCCACTCTTTACAGCATCAGCATAGGATACCTGTTGTACATGTGCAGGAACATGTTGACCTGCCGGTCTGACACCATCAGCATTGGTCTTTGCAGACACACTGTCTTCTGCAGAGCTCTGAAGAAAATCACACTCAGCTTGTTCACATGTTGGTACACTGTGAAACTCATGGAACTTCTTCCAGCGTCGTTTTGCAGCTTGTGACTTTTTCTGCTTCCTTGGCATTTTTACACACCTGTGTTTCTCTTAGTCTTTAGAAAATATATTCAAAAAATAAGAGTGGCACACACCAGGAGATGttgtctttgtctttatatttcagtttttatttctcagaaacagatgtctttgtttgtttgacagtttttttgTCAGTCGAGAGAATAATATGCACTCTCTTTATGGGCTTGGCACAACTTAGCAGCAAGCCCAgaatgaaaaacaggtagagagaaaatttagaagagagaatagacagagcaggagagacacggCTGGGAAATCACAATCAAACCGTGAATTAGAGTTttatttgttcagtttgttctcaGGTAGAGGCaatatgcactctttattgctttaatggcttggcatttttcagcagcaagccaagagtgaaaaacaggtagagagaaaatttagcagagagaacagaCAGAGCAGGAAAGACACGGCTGGGAAATCCCAATTAAACCGTGAATTAGAGTTCCTTCGAACTCTAAAATTAGAGACGCGGCTTTGAAATCAAACCGcagagttttctttgtttgttcagtttgttcataGGTTGAGGCAAaatatgcactctttattgctttattggCTTGCCATTATTCAGCAGCAAGCCAggagtgaaaaacaggtagagagaaaatttagcagagagaacagaCAGAGCAGGAAAGACACGGCTGGGAAATCCCAATTAAACCGTGAATTAGAGTTCCTTCGAACTCTAAAATTAGAGACGCGGCTTTGAAATCAAACCGCAATAAGATTCTTGGTTTGGCAAAATTTCTCACAAACCACAGGGTGAAATAATGATAGAAGGAAGGCAGAGACAACAGGTGGAGCTGTACAGAGGATAGAGGGGATGGGGGGGTTGGGATGTGAGAGAGAAGACTGGAGATCTGGTCCTTATTCTTCTTCTGCACACTGcgaacaaaaaagaagaaaaataataattttattaaaattatatcaCATGGTAATTGTATGAACTAATTGTGACTAatgaaaaaggacaaaacaaaatattcaaGCTAAACTGTTGTTGGCTGCCAGGTGGAAAAAGTTGCATAATTgggcactttttaaaataataaatatttatttaaattcagcaataatatttttaatacaaatatGATTGAGTGAATCATTAACTAATCACATGTAGTGTGACTACAAAAATGTacgaaaaaaatattttagcccAAGCTAAATACACAAGCTGCActtatgtgtatttattataaacTTGTGTTTAAAAGGTCTAGTTTGAATGAAAGATTGAACCCATCACTTTACAGCTTATATAagtcagattattttttttattttggtctaCTTCTCTTACAGTATGTGCACACCTACCAGGCAAAGCACAGATGTCAGTCAAGTTCCTGAAAGTGTAAGACGAGAAATAATATGTTAGTTGTGTGTACAGTGTTATTAGACTTACAGAAATACAAAGCCCACACGATATGATACACAGAACTTACATTCAACAAGGTAACTAACAAGGTTAACTGAAGTATTTCAACTTATGTAAGGCTATTTTTAGACTGTTACTAGTCTTAGCATTGCTGCTAGCATTGCTGCTAGCGCTAGCATTCCTGCAAACGTCAGCACTTCAGTTAGTGTTAGCATTGCTACTAGCGCTAACACTCTTACTGTTAAAACTGAGCCACAATGGCAATAATAAAGCTCATTTGTTACGTTTGTCTCACTGACCGCCAATAAATATCACAGGAATATCACAGTAATATTCTTTTTGTCAGTTAACAACTGCTAAGGCTAGGGTTAGCACTACACCTAGCGTTAGCATtgttgctagcattagcattgaaGCTAGCGTTAGCACGGCTGCTAACAGCAAAAGTCATAAAGCACTCTTACTGTTAAAACTAAGCCACAATGGTAATAATAAAGctcatttgttacttttgtctCACTGAACGCCAAGAAATATCACAGGAATATCACAGTAATATTCTTTTTGTCAGTTAACAACCGCTAACGCTAGCAATaatgctagcattagcattgaaGCTAGCGTTAGCACTGCTGCTAACGCTAGCAATaatgctagcattagcattgttgctagcattagcattgaagctagcgttagcactgctgctaacagcaaaacgtcataaacaaatataaatgatAGCGaaggttcttttttttctttctttattctttgaaCTCTTTTAAACTCTGATGGACTTGATATGTGagtttaaatgtcaaacatgtatttttaccatcataaaaataaaacagtgcagTACTGAGTGTACTGTACTTACCACAGCAGAGAGCAAAGCGGAATGACGACAGTTGGTCCAGTGATAGGTTGAAAACAGATGAGGCGTTCAGGTGGTGCTTGGAAATTTGAGCATCAGTTTGAACAGCAATAATGAGTATATACATGTCTGTGTGTTAGTCTCTGTGTGAGAGACATAGAGAGATAGAGGGAAAAAATACACTAGTGTACAAATTGGTACTTTTTGTATAAGCGAATGAGTGACATACAGAAAAATATGGCAACTGGCATTACATGAGgaaataaaaagtatttaatCTTGAACTGTTTtgtgggttttattttaaaactactttaagTTTGTTAGTGGGGAGATAAACTATACAGACTATAAACAGAGACATTAAATGAGATTAGATTAGTTAAACATTAgttaaaatgtgggaaaatcaaCTGCAGACAGGTAGATGCTGTAAGCTTTAATTATCCAGTCAGAAAGGATGATTTTAAAGTCATCAACTGACTCCAACTGCCATCTGAAAAACCTGTTTGCCAATCACAATGCTCTACTTAGTTGGCATATACTAACTACTGACCCCTGTAAAATCTGTCTTATTGTACCTATTGAAAAAGTTAATCTTCCTACAACTGCTTAGATGCAGCATTTTTAGGTCTAaccttggcacagtgagagagagagagagctcgttaagcaggcaggtgtgagcctggttgctatagtgactgcacccaatggctcagtacacatggacacagacatgcacctcacttttgctgcttaaaatgaacagaaaagtcaggccgaaacaaatcgctcccaaatgaaaagtacatgtcgtattgacaaaattctttcaccgtgagcgacagcaatgtccagtctacctaattctcagttttcatgcctgtggagtttattatatggacgtggtcaCATtgtaaagacaccatgctcttctgattttgaaacgaaccttctgagccattttaacattagagtctatggaagagttggaggaaggaggctgtgcattggtgacatttatgaaagaaccataacacctagtataATAGTAAACatattggatgaaagaggacagtgatggctacgttttgagggtaaaatcatacctgtagacgaaacgctgcggacacagcagcagttttaagaaaatattttaagattaattccCCCCCTGCTCTCACTCTaccagttgagctgtctcactctagcggcaacattccgtcccatacacacccattataaactctgaaatggctgaaaaaacatcaaggaacttaaactggaactgaagaaaaagtataacagatattgcaaagataaatacaagttgaatagttgaatgtcttgtcttcgttttaaagtttgaatggtagctctatgtcaacgtatgttgaagtagatacagtttaaagaggagtgagttgaatgagaatttgaagggtctctccattgaaatacatgggaaatttttgttgaaaaaagttgaataaaattaaaaatataaatgttataaatgagaaaaatagaagcagtcatgtcctaaagaagaggaatctaacggtgtttgaatgatttttctaagttgaacggttttgaaggagttagatgccaaaaaacgtacggaatatataaaatagaataataactagaaaaatttgcatttcctgcgaaaatgcagtgtggatgctgtaaagctgaagctgtcagctgaaactagctgaaaaagctgaaaagttgcagaagttgtaaaacctttgcaaaaaattgtaataactttgcagaagcataagaacttagcaaaaatgtaattacttagcagaactgcaatatcttagaggaaacataatacttggcagaaatacaatagcatagcagaacttagcagaaatattgtaacttaccagaaacacgataacttctcaaaaatacaagaatttaggagaaatagtataagataacagaaagaatatatttagccaaacattcttaaacattacagaaatactatgatttagagaaacagtacaacatagcagaaatgctgtaatttgacagaaatactatatttagcacaaatcttataaaatagcagaaatgctgtatttagcacaaatactgaaaagcagcagaaatgctatgacttagcacaatagtaataacttaaatagaaaaattggaaaagcaaaatggacagctgaaaaaatcctgagcatGCTAAGGGttcctcaaatgtaattgttaaatgaaaagaaaatcagcaaaaaaaagtataacagtcacacaatcacaaatatggacacatattgaaacacacatgcacagagagacacacacaggaccaaattcagtcaaccagtctaaatatattgaattaaaatcatacaataagatgctcccataaaaactctctctcgccctccctttctctctctctctgtctcacacacacacacacacacacacacacacacacacacagcagcagcagcagcagaaagtgaacaggggctgttaacagcatgtttctaggtcagtcaaacagctgt
Above is a window of Oreochromis niloticus isolate F11D_XX unplaced genomic scaffold, O_niloticus_UMD_NMBU tig00007745_pilon, whole genome shotgun sequence DNA encoding:
- the LOC109200588 gene encoding uncharacterized protein LOC109200588, coding for MPRKQKKSQAAKRRWKKFHEFHSVPTCEQAECDFLQSSAEDSVSAKTNADGVRPAGQHVPAHVQQVSYADAVKSGLQHEFNEHQVNHRDQHKVSSAPQVGYANVVKRGHHSDVAGPSHAETVNLENQPSVTHVCASHSQAHPKYGDSRNKQCTCNSLTFLAFLHENENMTTADLNLVLDKGDVMYKEAKKRFPKNIHLATDEMPDKVDACRSMYHVDMTQPSRYGTFEEPPEEAVDTFLSLEAGLSCLLSDVQYALLIMSGLCIAVFRSTSGKYGFFDPHSRTPSGLPLPLWSRNRGTAVMLKFTLLSDMIKRIQESYEMMEISPSCNYELKPVQFYSMSTVNLSETISDTVCRPTASTAVAPTHSDTNVDEYKDVSIRDDAELCDPTLPDEDDEEEDDENMNEDDYDEADLMEIDSYER